DNA sequence from the Callospermophilus lateralis isolate mCalLat2 chromosome 2, mCalLat2.hap1, whole genome shotgun sequence genome:
aatcccaacaactcagatgctgaggcaggaagattacaagtaggccaggtaggcaacttagtgagactctgtctctaaaaatagaaagaaggggaaaaaagactgggggtgtagctcaatggtaagtactcctgggttccatccctagtacacCATTGCCAAAAATGATTAAGATAGTAAATGTTATACATATTTTTTATcaaattaaacttttaaaaaattaaataggagTCCTGCCCTCATAGGTCTTACATTCCTGGGGAAAAAAAGTGGTAAAGATAAATTCATCTAGCTGGGTGcagtgtaatcccagcaactttcggctgaggcaggaagatcacaagttcaaggttgcaagtttgaggcctgacttggcaatttagtgggatcctgtttcaaagtaaaaattttaaaagggctggggctgaacgaagtggcacacaccagtaatGCCAGAGATTGGGGAAgaggaggcaagaggattgtgaattcaaagccagcttcagcaacttagccatgCTCTAAGCAacatagggagaccctgtctcaaaatataaaaagggttggggatgtggctcagtgcccctggTTCAGTCCCTGGTGGGGGGCAGGGGGCTAGGggagtaactcagtggtagagcaccccaggttaaatccccagcaccacaaacttAAATAATAAAGTCAAAGATGGAAGCTCTACTAGGAAGTGCTCGGCGGTCAAGCACAGACACACCATTccagggtgcattctcctgcctcCTTGCTGTGCTTGAGGGGGAAAGAGCAAGGGCAGTTCCACCTTCCGAGAAAAatggggagaggaagagggatggagggagggctTAGATGTCCACCATGTTCCCCAAGAGCCCATGTCCTAGCAGTAAGTATGGGCACACTTGCCCCATCTCTTGGCTGATTCCCATCTCGTCCCACCCCATATCCAGGACTGAGCTCGAGGCACCATGAACCCGGCCATCGGCATCGCTGTCCTGCTGGCAGGTACTGGGCAAGGGACAGGGCTAGCATTCTAGGCATACTGGCTTATCCTTCAGAGAAGCTAATATCTTTCTTGCAACCTCAGAAAGTACAGGTGACTGAAGGACAGAGGGCTCTTTTTCATCCCAAGTAACTCGACCTGGTGACCTGCGGACTGCCAGAGGTGgtcttcagaaacatccattgagCCCTGCCCCATACTAGTGAACTGGACTCTCTGACGAGGAATAAGACCCTCACTGGTCCCCCAAGACAGACCTCCTGTccttgaaacacacacacacaagacccAGGGCTCACACAGACTAGGGAGGGAGTCTGGCAGGGTGGACTGTCCCTCTAGGACCCCTGGTTTGGGAGGAGACACTCAATGAGTGACCCCTATGTTCTGCTGAGCCTGGCCCATGTCTATGTGGGTGGGAGGCCCCCTGCTCTGTCAGCTCTCCCCCAATTCGAAGGGGGCACTGCTGGTGCCAGTCTTGCAGGTATCCCGAGGGCAGAAGGTGACCAGCCTAACAGCCTGCCTGGTGAACCAGAGCCTCCGTCTGGACTGCCACCATGAGAATACCACCACCTCGCCCATCCAGTACGAATTCAGCCTGACCCGTGAGAAAAAGAAGCACGTGCTCTTTGGCACCGTGGGGGTCCCCGAGCACTCATACCGCTCCCGGACCAATTTCACCAGCAAGTACAACATGAAGGTCCTCTACTTAGCCGATTTCACCAACAAGGATGAGGGGATCTACACGTGCGAACTCCGCCTCTCCGGTCAGCCTCAAACCATGCCCCAGTCACAGAACATCTCTGTGCTCAGAGGTGAGACAAGTCCCCAAACAAGGCTGAGAACAACCAGGCTGGTGAGGACAGCAGTTAGTGTCCTTAGCTAGCTGGAAAGGCAAGGAACCCAtagctcccttcccctctccctaCTGCTGCCTGGTCCCCTGAGGTGCCATTGCCTTCACTGTGGATGGGAGAAGAGCAGCCTGTCAGCCAACAGAGCAGTGTAGTAGCCACTTCTACTGCAACTACAGACATTTGGCCTCCCAACCCTTTCCCCCACCTGGAAAGCAGAAATGACCTTACCTCCCTCACCTAGTTTTCTTGTGATGATGTTTACCAAGATTTTCATAAGATATGTGTTCAAGGGGCTCAGAAATCTGCAAATGGGAAAGACAGTTGATTCTTCTAGACCAGCTTGGTCTAGCTAACAATCATGGCACCAATTCCTCTGAAGGGAACCCACTCTTACTTTGGGCCTTTGCCTGCCTGAGACCTGTTCCTTCCCCCACCCCATTCTCTCTTCACAGACAAGCTGGTCAAGTGTGAGGGCATAAGCCTGCTGGCTCAGAATACCTCATGGCTGCTGCTGCTCCTGCTCTCACTCTCCCTCCTCCAGGCCACGGATTTCATTTCCCTGTGACTGGTTGGGCCCACGGAGGACACAGGAAGCCTCAAGGCCCAGTGCAGAGAAGGTCCTGCTTCTCTGAGTTGGCTGACCCTCTCCTCCCAGTCCCTCTCACACCTTGGGGAGACATGGGGACCCCACCCCTTGTAAGGAATCCCAGTGCTGCATGCCATCATCCACCCACCTTACCCACTGCCACTTCACCCTCTCCGCACGCCACTGGCTGTCTTTTTGTACTCTTTGTTCCAGAGCTGCTTCTGTCTGATTTATTTAGGGTTTATCCTTCCTTTTCTTTGGGAGTTTGTGACAAGGGAAGCCAGGGTAGGAGACCTGGTGGAGAGTGAAATCATGTAACCAGTAGAGGGTACCAGTCTCTGGGTGAGTCTATCCACACCCACCAGAACCACAGGCCTGGGAGAGACCTGGACAGGGAGGGGGTGGGGTGTGTCTGGGTCTGGCAGACATGCTCTGTTCTAAGATCTGGCACCTCAAGACCCCGGTGTGAGGGCACCGCCCAGCATGTGTAGCCATGGCATGAGGGTGAGAACTGAGCGTCTCCAGGAACATTCTCAGCCACAGCAAAAAAGCCACCCTCTTGCCACAGCAGAAGTCTCCTAGGGACGGTGGGCCAGAGGCCTGATCCAGTGGAGATGCAGAGTCCGCCAGAAAGCAGCAGCACAAAATGGAGGGGTGGAGAAAGTGGGTGGGAGGTGAGGGTGCATTACCCCTCCACAGTGAAAGAAACTGAAATGTGAGGCTGCTGTCCCTCACTGCTGCAGCCTGCAGTTGTGAGGGTGGCAGAGGAGGACAAACCCCTTCCTGGATTGTCCCAAGCTCCCAAGAGCTTCCAGATCACTAACCTGCAGGCTCTGCAGGGAGGAAAGAGAGAGTCCCAGAGCCACAGAGCTTGGCCCAAGTTCCTAAGGGAGGCTCTTCTTTCCCTTGCCCATAAGTGCCAGCCCCTGCTGGCTGGGCCCTGAGCCCCCAGACTTGCCTCCTCCGGAACCGAGGGGGGCCCAAGGCAGGCCATGGAGTGAGACCCCGAAGAAGCACACTCCTTGGGAGACGGCTTTTCCCATCACCCAGCTCCCCACCCGGCAGCTCTGCCTGTCCCGTGACTGTGTATAGTGCCACCACAGCTTAAT
Encoded proteins:
- the Thy1 gene encoding thy-1 membrane glycoprotein: MNPAIGIAVLLAVLQVSRGQKVTSLTACLVNQSLRLDCHHENTTTSPIQYEFSLTREKKKHVLFGTVGVPEHSYRSRTNFTSKYNMKVLYLADFTNKDEGIYTCELRLSGQPQTMPQSQNISVLRDKLVKCEGISLLAQNTSWLLLLLLSLSLLQATDFISL